A portion of the Babylonia areolata isolate BAREFJ2019XMU chromosome 4, ASM4173473v1, whole genome shotgun sequence genome contains these proteins:
- the LOC143281256 gene encoding alcohol dehydrogenase [acceptor]-like isoform X1 has translation MLRAALPVVTAVVSVWLYHHLSQEQPFIPLTSKVNGSYDYVIVGAGSAGCVLANRLSEDKHVTVLLLEAGPDDRKYPTVAIPGLADYLFHTEVDWEYYTDPQQSVFEGYENRRIYWPRGRMLGGTSNLNFMMYVRGSRHDYDMWAEQGSEGWSYKEVLPYFIKSEDNFNDDYVRSGYHGRGGPLKVSGYRTIGLADLIMQAGKEMGLKEVDPNGDTMEGVAHIQATAADGLRYSTSRAFLYPVLHRENLHVVTDAHVTKVVFEGKRAVGVNFVRHGRKEMVRARREVIVSAGAVGSPHILQLSGVGPKKVLEKVKIPVVVDLPVGESLQDHLAFDYHVGVREPVTTTPEQLSSFWTWLKYTLFKTGQWSSPMSLESQIFLSIDEESRKRDWPDLQIIFIGMLRNTEAMRNAGYTKETVEQAKRRDSFKYGFPCLACLLRPKGRGTLRLHSADPFEYPSIEPHYLENPEDLATLMKGIRVCQKLVATPTMQSVGAEATDPPSQFCAQHTFDSDDYWTCMIKRNLQQYYHTCGTCKMGAVTDNTTVVDPQLRVKGLQGLRVVDASIMPAIPSANTNAPVIMVAEKAADMIKAHYQHS, from the exons ATGCTGCGAGCTGCGTTGCCCGTGGTGACGGCCGTGGTGTCGGTGTGGCTGTATCATCATCTCtctcaggaacaacccttcatCCCGCTGACCAGCAAAGTGAACGGCTCTTATGATTACGTCATTG TGGGAGCAGGATCGGCAGGATGTGTGCTGGCCAATCGTCTTTCTGAAGATAAGCACGTGACCGTTCTGCTGTTGGAGGCGGGGCCGGATGACCGGAAATACCCGACGGTCGCCATCCCGGGGCTTGCCGACTACCTGTTTCACACAGAGGTGGACTGGGAATATTACACAGACCCTCAACAGTCTGTGTTTGAAGGCTACGAGAATAGG AGGATTTACTGGCCACGGGGTCGGATGCTGGGAGGGACCTCCAACCTCAACTTCATGATGTACGTCCGAGGCAGTCGCCATGACTACGACATGTGGGCAGAACAAGGCAGTGAGGGATGGAGTTACAAAGAGGTGCTGCCCTACTTCATCAAGTCTGAGGACAACTTCAACGACGACTACGTCAGATCAG GCTACCATGGCAGAGGGGGGCCCCTAAAGGTCTCTGGATACAGAACGATTGGACTGGCGGATTTGATCATGCAAGCAGGAAAAGAGATGGGGCTTAAGGAAGTCGACCCAAATGGAGATACTATGGAAG gTGTGGCACATATCCAGGCCACAGCAGCAGATGGACTTCGGTACAGTACGTCACGTGCTTTCCTCTATCCCGTCCTGCACCGCGAAAATCTGCACGTGGTGACTGATGCTCATGTCACCAAG GTTGTGTTTGAAGGCAAGCGTGCAGTGGGAGTGAACTTCGTGCGTCATGGACGAAAGGAGATGGTGCGTGCGCGGAGGGAGGTGATTGTATCGGCAGGTGCTGTGGGGTCACCACACATTCTGCAGCTGTCAGGAGTGGGACCCAAGAAAGTCCTGGAAAAAGTTAAG ATTCCAGTGGTCGTGGATTTACCTGTTGGAGAAAGCCTTCAGGATCACCTAGCTTTTGACTACCACGTGGGGGTGAGGGAACCTGTCACTACCACACCTGAACAGCTGAGCTCTTTCTGGACCTGGCTGAAATACACGCTCTTTAAGACAG gccAATGGTCATCCCCAATGTCACTGGAGAGCCAAATTTTCCTGAGCATTGATGAGGAGAGCAGGAAACGGGACTGGCCTGACCTGCAGATTATCTTCATTGGAATGCTGCGGAACACTGAAGCCATGCGCAATGCAGGTTATACAAAGGAG acCGTCGAGCAAGCCAAACGGAGAGACTCTTTCAAATACGGCTTTCCTTGTTTGGCTTGTTTGCTGAGACCAAAGGGTAGAGGAACCCTGCGTCTACACAGTGCAGATCCTTTTGAATATCCATCCATCGAACCTCACTATCTGGAAAATCCAGAAGACCTGGCCACTCTCATGAAAG GTATCCGCGTGTGTCAGAAGCTGGTAGCGACCCCCACCATGCAGTCAGTGGGGGCCGAGGCCACAGACCCGCCCTCCCAGTTCTGTGCACAGCATACGTTTGATTCGGATGACTACTGGACCTGTATGATCAAGCGTAACCTGCAACAATACTACCATACGTGTGGCACGTGCAAGATGGGAGCTGTCACGGACAATACTACTGTTGTGGACCCTCAGCTCAG GGTGAAAGGCCTACAAGGACTACGGGTGGTGGATGCCTCCATCATGCCAGCTATCCCATCAGCAAACACTAACGCCCCCGTCATCATGGTGGCCGAGAAAGCCGCTGACATGATCAAAGCCCACTACCAGCACTCCTGA
- the LOC143281256 gene encoding alcohol dehydrogenase [acceptor]-like isoform X2, whose translation MLRAALPVVTAVVSVWLYHHLSQEQPFIPLTSKVNGSYDYVIVGAGSAGCVLANRLSEDKHVTVLLLEAGPDDRKYPTVAIPGLADYLFHTEVDWEYYTDPQQSVFEGYENRRIYWPRGRMLGGTSNLNFMMYVRGSRHDYDMWAEQGSEGWSYKEVLPYFIKSEDNFNDDYVRSGYHGRGGPLKVSGYRTIGLADLIMQAGKEMGLKEVDPNGDTMEGVAHIQATAADGLRYSTSRAFLYPVLHRENLHVVTDAHVTKVVFEGKRAVGVNFVRHGRKEMVRARREVIVSAGAVGSPHILQLSGVGPKKVLEKVKIPVVVDLPVGESLQDHLAFDYHVGVREPVTTTPEQLSSFWTWLKYTLFKTGQWSSPMSLESQIFLSIDEESRKRDWPDLQIIFIGMLRNTEAMRNAGYTKETVEQAKRRDSFKYGFPCLACLLRPKGRGTLRLHSADPFEYPSIEPHYLENPEDLATLMKGIRVCQKLVATPTMQSVGAEATDPPSQFCAQHTFDSDDYWTCMIKRNLQQYYHTCGTCKMGAVTDNTTVVDPQLRVKGLQGLRVVDASIMPAIPSGNTNAPVIMVAEKAADMIKAHYQHS comes from the exons ATGCTGCGAGCTGCGTTGCCCGTGGTGACGGCCGTGGTGTCGGTGTGGCTGTATCATCATCTCtctcaggaacaacccttcatCCCGCTGACCAGCAAAGTGAACGGCTCTTATGATTACGTCATTG TGGGAGCAGGATCGGCAGGATGTGTGCTGGCCAATCGTCTTTCTGAAGATAAGCACGTGACCGTTCTGCTGTTGGAGGCGGGGCCGGATGACCGGAAATACCCGACGGTCGCCATCCCGGGGCTTGCCGACTACCTGTTTCACACAGAGGTGGACTGGGAATATTACACAGACCCTCAACAGTCTGTGTTTGAAGGCTACGAGAATAGG AGGATTTACTGGCCACGGGGTCGGATGCTGGGAGGGACCTCCAACCTCAACTTCATGATGTACGTCCGAGGCAGTCGCCATGACTACGACATGTGGGCAGAACAAGGCAGTGAGGGATGGAGTTACAAAGAGGTGCTGCCCTACTTCATCAAGTCTGAGGACAACTTCAACGACGACTACGTCAGATCAG GCTACCATGGCAGAGGGGGGCCCCTAAAGGTCTCTGGATACAGAACGATTGGACTGGCGGATTTGATCATGCAAGCAGGAAAAGAGATGGGGCTTAAGGAAGTCGACCCAAATGGAGATACTATGGAAG gTGTGGCACATATCCAGGCCACAGCAGCAGATGGACTTCGGTACAGTACGTCACGTGCTTTCCTCTATCCCGTCCTGCACCGCGAAAATCTGCACGTGGTGACTGATGCTCATGTCACCAAG GTTGTGTTTGAAGGCAAGCGTGCAGTGGGAGTGAACTTCGTGCGTCATGGACGAAAGGAGATGGTGCGTGCGCGGAGGGAGGTGATTGTATCGGCAGGTGCTGTGGGGTCACCACACATTCTGCAGCTGTCAGGAGTGGGACCCAAGAAAGTCCTGGAAAAAGTTAAG ATTCCAGTGGTCGTGGATTTACCTGTTGGAGAAAGCCTTCAGGATCACCTAGCTTTTGACTACCACGTGGGGGTGAGGGAACCTGTCACTACCACACCTGAACAGCTGAGCTCTTTCTGGACCTGGCTGAAATACACGCTCTTTAAGACAG gccAATGGTCATCCCCAATGTCACTGGAGAGCCAAATTTTCCTGAGCATTGATGAGGAGAGCAGGAAACGGGACTGGCCTGACCTGCAGATTATCTTCATTGGAATGCTGCGGAACACTGAAGCCATGCGCAATGCAGGTTATACAAAGGAG acCGTCGAGCAAGCCAAACGGAGAGACTCTTTCAAATACGGCTTTCCTTGTTTGGCTTGTTTGCTGAGACCAAAGGGTAGAGGAACCCTGCGTCTACACAGTGCAGATCCTTTTGAATATCCATCCATCGAACCTCACTATCTGGAAAATCCAGAAGACCTGGCCACTCTCATGAAAG GTATCCGCGTGTGTCAGAAGCTGGTAGCGACCCCCACCATGCAGTCAGTGGGGGCCGAGGCCACAGACCCGCCCTCCCAGTTCTGTGCACAGCATACGTTTGATTCGGATGACTACTGGACCTGTATGATCAAGCGTAACCTGCAACAATACTACCATACGTGTGGCACGTGCAAGATGGGAGCTGTCACGGACAATACTACTGTTGTGGACCCTCAGCTCAG